TTCCGATAAATAAATCTTATTTCACATTTATTTTTTCGGAAATATTATCATGGCAAAGATCGTCTCGTTATTGCAGCAGAAAGGCGGCGTCGGCAAGACAACCATCTCGGTCCACCTGGCGACGCAGATCAAGGAAACCTTCCCCGACCTGAAAGTTGCCGTGGCCGATGCCGACCCCCAGCAGAGTGCCACGGTCTGGATCACCAAAGGAAACGGTAAAGCTGGGGTCCATGTCTTCCCGGTTGCCCAAGACGGAGAAGGCAAGAATCTCAAGAGTGAGCTTTCGGAGGTAGAGGCCGATCTGGTCATCATGGATCTTCCGCCGGCAATCGCCTCGGTCTCCATGCGAGCCGCACTCTATTCCGACCTCATGCTTGTTCCGGTCGGGGCCAGTGCCTTGGATATCGAGGCGGCAAAGACGGCAATCTCGGTCTGCAAGGAAGCCATTGAGTTGGACGCCACGAAGCAGTTCCTTCTGGTACCCAACCGGGTCCAACTTAACTCCGCCGCCGGAAGGGAACTACGATCAGTGCTGACAAAGTTCGGCCCCGTTTCAGAGGCGACACTCTGCTTGCGGGTGGCCTACGCCGATTCCGTCATGCACGGCATCGGAATCAACAAGTTCGCCCCATCTTCGCCCGCTTACCAGGAAATTGGAATGCTTGCCGAAGAGGTTGTCCGCATGCTGAAACTGAAGGGAGGACGGTCGTCATGACTTTTAAGCGTAAGTCGCTTGCAGAATTGCAGATGGAAGATGAGATGCTGGCCAAAGTGCCAGAAACTGAATCGGGAAAGACGTCCCCATCGCAGAAGAAGCAGCCCGGTGGGACGTTGGATATTAAATCGGAAAAAATATTTCCGAAATCCGAATTCATAAAAATGTCTGTAACGGTAGAGCCGGACATTTTCGAGGCCGTTGAAGATCTCTCCCGCCAGCGACGCAGAAACAAGGAGCCCTTCACATTCTCTGCAATCGTGCGCGATGCATTAAGGGAGTATCTAAGCAAGCAAGTGGTGTGAAACCATGAGGCTACAAGGAGGTTGAGGCAACCCTCCGCTTGATAAGAACTAATTATCAAACTGTTGTTTTTGAGTCTCATAACCACGATTTGCGACAAATGGTGACAGTTTGTGACACTTAAACGGAAATGGTGACGTCATGGTCGGACGTTGACTCTGTTGCCAGCTCAAGCAAGCGCCATCTCCAACTTGTGCTTTCGCCGTTCCCAATCCGGCATCATCCGTTCTAGTAGTCGATAAAACTCCGAACTGTGATCATGGTACTTCAGATGGCAAAGCTCGTGAGTGACAACGTAATCGATGCACTCCCTGGGAGCCCGGATCAAATCTACATTTAGTGACAGCAATCCCCCTCTGGAAAGACTACCCCAACGCTTCTTTAAGTACCTGGTCTGCATGCGTGGCTTCATAAGTCCAAGCTTCTCAAATCGCGGCCAACAACGATCGAAGCTGACTTGAAACATTCCGTCCGCCTTTTCGGCATACCATCTGTTCAAAAGCATCTTGGCTTTTTCTGAATCGGGTGAGCCAGCCATTTGAATCCAGAAGAACCCTCCAGACAATCTCACCGTCTCCAGTTCCCCTTCGATAAACTTCAGGCGGAATTGTCTGCCAAGATACAGGTGGGTTTCTCCGCCAACAAAATTGCGTTGGGTCATCCTTGGATCGAACTGTTGGAAATACTGAAGCTGTCTGAGGATCCACCGAGAACGCTTACCGACCCGTTGCCGGATATCTTCTAACTCGGCTCCGAGTGGCGCCTTGACAACCACTCGGCTATCTGGGAGCACAGCGATGGCCAGTGTTTTCCTCGCGGAAAAGAGCACAGTGAATGGGATACTTTCCCTGCCGTATGTGACCATGCACGACGACATGAACTATTTTCTCCGACTCTTTGCTATCTGTAGCACCTTCTCGATCAAGGCATCCATTTGATCCAGGGTAAGATCAACCCCCTTTGCCCCCCTGACTTCGTCAAACAGATAATCGTCGATATCATTGATAACCTGCTTCCTGGCATCATCATCGTCCCAGAACTGCACCTTCCAGTGATGATCGAGTATGGCTTTGATCGAGGTTGCGATTTCAGCGGAAATAATTTCAAGCATTTCCTGCGAAAGACCGACTTCGCCCAGAAAGGGCTTCAATACGCCAAAGTATGCCATGGCCTCTTCGTTACCAATGAGCCTGGAGGGGATATCATCATGCTGGCGTGTAACCACTTTGGTACGATACTCAACAGCCAGGTTGAGGTACTCCATATCGGAAATGCGCTTTGCCCGGAAATCCTCGATGGCCTGTTGAATCAGCTTGGAAAACTTTTCATAGAAAGCCGGGTCTTCATCCATCTTTTCCGTGATGACCCGCGCCGTGGCGTGGGCAATGGCGTCCGCCTTTGCCGCCATCGTCTTTCCAGCGACGTAGATGCCATGCTCTTCCTTCACCACATTGAACAGCTTTTCGTCGAAGATGTTCACCGGCTCGTTGAGCTGGATCACTTCATTGGCCTGGATGTGGGTATCGAGGAGCTTCTTGATCTTCGGCTCGTAATCCCGGTAGTCGATAGCCTCGGCATAGCGAAGCTTCACCGCGGCCTTTAGGTTCTGGAAGCGCTTGAGGTCGTTCTTGTAGCGCCGCAGCTTCTCTTCCTCCGTCCCCATGATGAAGGACTCGGCTGAGAGGGCGATGCCCAGCGCCTTGCTATACTCCGCCAGTCGTCGGTAGAAATCCTCCCTGAGGGCATTGTCAGCCAGCAAAACCTCGTAGGCCTCTTCATCGTAGCTGTTCTTGACCTCCTTGAAGATGTCCCAGAGGTCGGAATAGCGCTGGGGAAGCTTACCGATTTCGCCGTTGATGGAGATGAGGGTTCCATTGAGGTCCTCTTCATCGAAACCCTCAAAGGCACTGTACATGGTAAGCGCCTTGTCCAGCTCTCCCAGGAGCCCCACGTAGTCGATAACGTAGCCGAACTCCTTGGCCTCGCAGAGCCGGTTCACCCGGGCGATGGCCTGAAGCAGGGTGTGCTCCTTCAGCTCCTTGCAAAGATAGATGACAGCGTTGCGCGGGGCGTCGAACCCAGTCAGGAGTTTGCTCACCACAATGAGGATTTCCGGTTCCGCGCCGAACTTGAACTGGTTGATGATCTGCTTGGTGTATTCCTCCTCGCTGCCGTACCGCTTCATCATCTTCTGCCAGAACTTTACCACCTCGTCCGTCGGTTCGTCGTCGGTCTCCTCGTACCCTTCCCTAGTGTCCGGGGAGGAAATGACCACCTCAGAGGTGACATGGCCGATGTCGTTCAGGAACTCGTGGTAGCGGAGAGCCGCCGCCTTGCTCGGCGCCACCAGCTGGGCCTTGAAGCCGGCAGTGATGGCGCTTGTGCGGTAATGCTCGCTGATGTCGAAGGCACGCATGTAGATGACCTGGTCCGCCTTGTTCAGCATGGAGGCCCGTGCGTATTTCCGCTTCAGGTCGGCCTGCTGCTCCTTCGTCAGCCCCTGGGTGTGGCGCTCGAACCAGAGGTCGATGGCAGCCTTGTTCTGCTCCATCTCCACATGGCGTCCCTCGTAGAGGAGCGGCACCACCGCCCCGTCCTCCACCGCCTGGTTGATGGAGTAGTGCGGCTCGATGAGGCCGCCGAACTTGACGAAGTTGTTTTTCTCCTTCTTAAGGAGGGGGGTGCCGGTAAAGCCGAGATAGCAGGCGTTGGGGAACATCTGCCGCATCCGGGCCGAGAACGATCCGAAGTTGGTCCGATGGCTCTCGTCGATGAGCATGAAGATGTCGGGGGAGTCGTCCTGGTACTTCCGCTGATTGAGCGCCTTGTCGAACTTGTGGATGAGCGTGGTGACGATGGCCGCCTTCTCTTCAGCCACCAGTTCCAGCAGGTTCCTTCCGGAGGTGGCCCGTTCCGGAGCCATGCCGCAGGCGGCAAAGGTGTTCCCCAGCTGCTTGTCCAGGTCGTCGCGGTCGGTCACCAGCACGAGGCGTGGATTGGGCACCGTCGGATCGAGGGCCAGGTTGCGGGCCAGCATCACCATGGTGAGCGACTTGCCCGAGCCCTGGGTGTGCCAGATGATCCCGCCCCGGCGGCGGCCGGCGCTGTCCAGCTGCTTGATCCGCTCCAGGGTCGCCTTGATGACGAAGTACTGCTGGTAGCGTGCGATCTTCTTGATGCCGCCGTCAAAGACCGTGAATCGGTAGGCGAGCTCCAGCAGCCGCTCCGGGCGGCAGAGGCTGTAGATCGCCCGGTCCTGTCCGGTGACCAGCCGGCTTCCTGCGGCAGCCTGGACCTCGAAAAAGTCACGTGCGACTCTGAAATCGCCGCTGAAGAGTCGGTCCTGCTGGTCGGGCGTAAGGGGTCGGTTGATCGCCTCTTCTATGTCGTCATCACGATCAAGGAGTTCCTTCCAGACCGCCCAGAACTTTGCGTGGGTGCCGGCGGTGGCGTACTGGGCGCTATTCTTGTTCACCCCCATGAGGAGCTGGCTGTAGATGAACAGCCGGGGGATGAAGTCGTCGCTCTGGTTGCGGATCGACTGGGAGACCGCCTGGTCCACCTCGATCATGGGTGATTTGCACTCGATGACCGCCAGGGGAATGCCGTTCACGAACAGTACGATGTCGGGCCGGGCCGACTCCGTACTGCGGGAGCGGTCCACGCTGAACTCGGCGGTGACGTGGAAGACGTTCCGTTCCCAGTCGCGCCAGTTGATGTAGTTCAGGGTGAAGCTCTTGGAGTCCCCTTCGATGGACTGCTCCAGAGCGGTTCCCAGGGTAATCAGATCGTAGACCGCCTCGTTGGTCTTCAGCAGGCCATCGTACTTTACGTTCTTCAGCTTCTGAATAGCGGTCTGGATATTCTCCTCGCTGAAGAGGAACTCGCGCCCCTTATACGCAATCCGATTGAAGCGCTTCAGTTGCTCCCGCAGAATCTCTTCCAGCAGCACGTTGCCACTCTTCCCCTGCCGCTGTTTATGGACTTCCTCGGCAGGGAGGTACTCGAACCCCAGGTTGATGAGGAGCTGCAGGGCGGGGATCTGGGAGAGGAACTTTTCGTCGAAGCGGAAGCTGGTCATTTTATTACCTTTGTTATGGCGCCCTACATCCCGGCACCTAAGTCTCTATGGTGCATTTTGAACCAGGATCTCGGGGCGAGTCTTCGAAACTCGTTCAGTTTCCTGTGAACGGAACAAGAACCCAGACGTTTCCCGCACTTGCACAGGCAAGCCTGTTTATTAGCAAGCCGTCGTTTCATTCCGAGCAGCTCGAGAGCGTTGTGCACCTCCTCTGGTCTCTTTAGGCCCAGAAGCTCCATATAGTCGTCAAGAATTCCTTGTTTCCCGTGCGCCAATTCGCTGAAGGCAAAGTCACCGCCATTCTGAAGCTTGTTGGACACGGCGTATAAGAAAGGAACAATACACGTTCCGGCAAATCCTGACAGCGTAGGAGCTTTGGCAATCTTCTTTAGAAGACTAAGGGGGGAGCCAAGACACAACGTGTCGTCGTGATTGACATGGAACTTCCCATCCCGAGGAATCTTGCGCTGCAGCTCCTTCACTCTCGGTATGCATTTTGGAAATGACGGCGGGATTTCCAGCTCAAGTTCATAGGCGTCGCATATTTCTGGCATGTCTGGCGGTGTTCCGCAGAAGGTAAACGTACCTCGGAGAATGAGTCGGTCATCCCGGCAAGGCCGCAACGCCATGCCGGGATAATCCCGGAGGAACTGTTCAACCTTATACTGATCTCTTGGCCGCACTGTTAATCCCTTTCCCAAGGCTTCGGGGGCGCAGCCTCTATGGAATGCGCCTTGGGGACTATAATCGACACGCCCTGAGCCAGTCCAAGGCTCTTCCGAAGGTCCTCTACATCCATGCGGGCACGGAATCTCTGGTTCGCCTGCTCTGCAATAAAAGTCGCATCCTCCGACCTTGTCAGGTTATCAAAATCGCTTCTTACCTGCCTCAACCACGTCCAGAAATTTTCCTCCAGCTTGAGATGCTTGTACTTCGGCATCGCCCACCGGTCGGCAAAATCCTCACTCGGATTGACAGGGTTCGGGACCTTGGGCGTTGTCGAGTTCACTAGATCGCCCATCCGGGCGAGAATGTTGGACAACGCATCGTAGAGATCCACCTCACCGTCATATGCCTGCGCCGCTAGCGTCGTGATGATAATGGAGATCGGCTTTACATCTGAATCATCCTTGAACATCAGGTCGCGATGACACTTCAGCAGTTGCACACAGCGCTGAAGAGGCGTCTTCCTTTTGTACACCGGGATGTCATCGACTTGGGCTTTTTCGAGCAGCATCCGGAGCGACTCATTCATTCGTGACTCGAACCACTTGGCGTACCCATCTGGATTGCTGATATTCCAATCGTCGCAGATGCTTCTGTAGCGGGGATGCCGATCATCGGTAATTGATACCGTGAGATGAGCAACAGATTCTGCCAGGATGTCATCGGTCCATGCTTTTCGGAGAGACTCGAAGATTACTCCTTGATTATCATCATCGGCGGGGATGCAAGGGACGATGTCCATATGAAAATTTAGGTGATCCTGGTACTCCAGTCGCCAGCACCGATGCTTTTCTTCTAAAGGCGCTGCGATGTTTCTCGCCTTCCGGTACAGCTCTAGCTCGTTGCCGATGAGGGCTTTGAGGCCTTCTTGTGTAGAAGATCCTTTTGTAATGCCTTGTTGGATCTTACAGGCCAAGTCCAGATCGTAGGCTTCCTCTTCGTGGACAGGCCTGATCGCAGTTCCGAGTCGGAAAGAACCTTGGGGATAAATGTGGGGCTCAAACCCCTGAACAGTGGACTCATCCCGTCCTAACCATTCACCAAGGTCATCGTAGCGATCTTTCGCTCTCTCATACGCCGACTCGGGAAGCTCCAGTTCAGACAACATCTTTTCGAGAAGCATTTTCTTCTGGTTGTTCGTCATCATCGTCACATCCTCCCTTTCTAGGCTAGGAAATCTCTGATCTTCGAGCTGTTGTGAGTAAAAATGTGATCAGCTTTTGAAATCAAGTTGTCGAGTGCGGAGCAGTCGTCCAAGGGGAGAGCACAATCAGATTCAAAGTCGAGGCGGAGAACCTGATCAGCTCGCAACATTAGCTGCAGGTAGTTATTTGTTGTCTGAGCCTGAAGCGACATCAGGAAGCTGATAAACTCCTTCCCCTTCCACCCGTTCAACAATCCCCACCCCTTTGAAACCTTAACGCCATAACATGTTTTTGCATGGCCGGTGCCCAAGGAGAGCATTCGAACATCCGAGAGACTTACACCCAACCGTCGCTGAGTATCGATAACTGCAGCAAGAGCGGGATTGTTTGCCCAAAGGCCGCCATCCGCAAGAAGATATTCGCCCACCTTGACGGGGTCAAAATATGTTGGAGCAGAACAAGAGGCAAGTACTGCTTCATGGAGTGGCACCTGTCCATCTCGCTGATAATCCTCTGGCCTCTGATAGGCAGATTTGAAGACATGTACCCCACCATTTCCGATGTCAGTTGCTGGCATCAGAAGTGGTACGGAAATCTCGCCGAGTCTGACATCTCCAAAGGTCTTCTTTAGGACCGACTTCAATGTTGCGTTGTCGTAAACACTTTCGACTCCCGGTTGAACTTTATTCGGCAATAAGGATTTCTTCCTGGAGAAGATTGATGAACCATGCTCACGATATAGAGCGACGACATCATTCGGGTCGACATTTCGTGCCACTGCCGCAGCCACAATGGAGCCAGTGCTTGTACCTGATATCAACCCGAAGTGATCATGAATGTTTACCCCAAGACGATGCTTAATACAGCTGAGGATGTGGGCAGGAAATGCTCCTCTAATTCCACCGCCGTCTATTGATAGGATTCTGAAGACTTGGCCGCTCATGAGACTACTCCTTCGTTTACCCGCCACGCCCCGGTCAACAACTTCTGCATCAGCCCGCGCTTCTGACGTCGCAGGGCGTCAGCCTGCTTTTTCAGCAGGTCGATTTCTTCGTCGCATCCCTTCAACACCCTCGCAATCGCCTTCTGTTCCTTGATTTCCGGGATTGTCACTCTTATCTGCCGAAAATGATGATATTTCAGGTTCCAGGTATCCGAGGTAAGGCCCTGCGAGTATCGGTAGAAAAGGTTGATGACGCGTGGAAGCTTGAAGAGGTAAGCCATAAACTCCCCATCTACGCCTTTCCTGGGAGTACAGATGGTGTACGCCGGGCTCACGATCCCCTCAAGAGAAGAGAGCGCCGAAACACCCTGCCACATGCGCATGGTGTTGTAGCCGATGTCACCAGGACAGATGCGCAAGTAGTTGGATTTGTCCTCACTGGAGGTATCTTTCCTGTCCTCGCTACGAGGGATGACCCCCTCTTCACGGGTAATAGACAGCAAGGGTAGATGATCATTGGCCCTTTCCGACCGCTCTTTGAAGAGTTCGCCAAGATGAAATTCCATCCACGGCTCTTGAAACCCCTTCAGTCGCTGATTGCCTGTCAACAACGATTGCATGAAAGCGTTTTTTTGCTTCTCCTTGGCTTCAATCAATCGCTCGGTCTTTTCGATGGTCTCGTCCCAGTTGAACAGCAGTTTCGCAATAGCGATTTGTTCTGGAAGTGGTGGGAAAAGTGTCGGGAAGTCTTTGAGTTGTGAGGAATTGATGCTTGCGAGATTCGTGCTCTGTTTTGAACAGCTTAAAAAATATGCTTTGCCGTAAGAGCTGCCCGTCAATAGTGACAGAAATTCCGGCAACAAAATTTCAGGATTAGGTCGAGCAACAAATATGTGATTCTGATGAACGCAATTCTCGATTTCACCCTTCCAGACAGCACCACGCCCTAGTTTGTCGAAATCACCGCCTTCTGTCAGCAGTACATCTCCGACATGAAGGCGATAGCGTTCAACTTGAGACTTGTCGAGCTCAATTTTTTTGATGACTGAAAGGTCTAGATAGCCATCTTGAACGTTAGCTACCCTCAAATATGGCAACTCTACAGGGTCATTTAGCCGCTTGGAGCCTTTAGCAATGCCAGTTTGAATAGTCGCAATATTCGCAAGAGGTTTTCTTTTCCAGCCTTTCGGAATCATTCCCCACCCTCCACCTTCTTCTTCTCCCGTCCCACCAGCCGTGCCGCTTCCTCCAGCGCCTTGAGGGACTCCTCCTCACCGAGCGCCTCCTTGTACTCCCGCCGCCGCACCGCAAACTGCTCATACTCCTCGCGGGCATGGCCCTCTGCCCGCTTCTTGCTGACGGTACCGGCATTGGGGAGAACGTTCCGCTCGTTGAAGCGAAGGAACTCGTCCAGCTTCTGCTCCCAGTCCTTCATGAACACCTGCTTGCGCCGCTCCGCCTGGTCCTCGGCGTAGTCCAGCCACATGACCACGATCCGGTTGAGCTGAGCGATTTCCTCCTCCTTCAGGTAGTTCTTGGCGATGGTAACATCGGTCTTGCGCACCTCACCCGCCTTCCAGTTGGTCAATCCCATGTTGGGCTTGGTGTGGTCCGCCCGCTTCAAAATCAGTTGCGCGGCGGTCATGCCGGTGGCGGCGAAGTGCAGCTTGTTCTGGATGACGCTGAAAAACTTGGTAGTCTCCGCCCAGGAGGGATCGTAATCCCCGGCCATGGCGAAGATCTCCTTCACCCGCAGGTACATGCGGCGCTCGCTGGCACGGATGTCGCGGATGCGGGCCAGCATCTCGTCGAAATAATCTGGCACAGTCGAGCCGGCCACGGGCGGATTCTTCAGTCGCTCGTCGTCCATGGTGAAGCCCTTGACAAGATATTCCTTCAGCCGGTCAGTGGCCCACCTGCGGAACTGGGTGCCCCGGTGGGAGCGGACCCGGTAGCCAACGGCCAGGATCGCGTCCAGATTGTAAAATTTCCGGGTCCGGGAGACCTCGCGCCCGCCTTCTGATTGAACTTGTAAGTAATCCTTACAGGTTGCTGCCTGCTCCAGTTCGCCTTCCTCGTAGATCGCTCTCAGGTGCAGAGTGACGTTCTGCGGCGTGACCTGATACAGCTCAGCCATGGCGGCCTGGGTCAGCCACAGCGACTCGTCCTCGAAGCGGCATTCCAGCCGGATACGTCCGTCTTCGGTCTGGTAGAAAAGAATCTCTCCGGCCTGCTGTTGCGTCATCGCTCGATCTCCTTCAGCATCGCCGCCATCCTAGCCCGCACTGCCACCAGCTCCTCCTCCAGTTGCTCGATCTCGACCTGCACGGCATCGATATCAATCTCAGCCTCCTCCTCGAAGGTGTCCACGTAGCGGGGGATGTTGAGGTTGAAATCGTTTTCCTTGATCTCGTCGAAGGGCGCCACGTGGGCGTACTTCTCCACCTCCTGGCGGGCCTGGACGGTCTCCATGATCTTCCGGATGTGGTCGTCGGAGAGCGCGTTCTGGTTCTTGCCCGGCAGATAGTCGCGGCTGGCATCGACGAAGAGCACGTCCCTGCGTCCCTGATTGGTGCCCCCCTTTTCCCGACTCCGGTCGAAAACCAGGATCGCCACCGGGATAGAGGTGGTGGTGAAAAGATTTCCCGGCAGCCCGATGACGGCATCCAGCAGGTTCTCTTCGATCATCTTCTGCCGGATGCGCCCCTCCGCCCCCCCTCGGAACAGCACCCCGTGGGGGACTACCACGGACACCCGCCCTTCTTTTTCGAGGGCAGCCTCCACCATGTGGCTGATGAAGGCCCAGTCCCCCTTGCTCTTGGGGGGAACGCCACGCCAGAACCGGTTATAGCGATCGCTTTCCGCCTCGTCCGCCCCCCATTTATCGAGGGAGAACGGCGGATTTGCCACCACCACGTCGAACTTCATCAGCCGGTCGTTCTCCACCAGCGCCGGGCTGGTCAAGGTGTCGCACCACTCGATGCGGGCACTGTCGAAGCCATGGAGGAACATGTTCATCCGGGCCAGGGCCCAGGTGCTGCCGTTTGACTCCATGCCGAACAGGGCGAAGTTCCGGTCCCCCACCTCCCGGGCCGCTTCGATGAGGAGACCGCCGGAGCCGCAGGCCGGGTCGCAGATCCGGTTTCCGGGCTTCGGGCCGCCCAATAATGCCACTAGCTTTGAAATCATATGTGGCGTATAGAACTCGCCCGCCTTCTTCCCGGCGTCGGCGGCGAACCGCTCAATCAGGTAGATGTAGGTGTTGCCGATGACGTCCTCGGAGACCCGGCGCGGGCTCATGTCAAGCTGTGGTTTGTTGAAGTCCTCCAGGAGAAGCTTCAGCCGCCGGTTCCGGTCCTTGGTCTTCCCCAGATTGGCCTCGCTGTTGAAGTCGATGTTGCGGAACACCCCTTCCAGCTTTGCCTTATTGGTCTCCTCGATGTGGTCCAGGACGATGTTAATCAACTCGCCGATATTCGCCGCACTGCGCCGCTCGTAGAGGCTGTAGAAATCCGCCAGGAAACGGTCTTCCACCTCGCCGGTCTCGGGGTGCTTCAGCTCCACCACCGGCAGCACGAATCGCTCCCGCTCCAGCTTACGGCGGATGCGAACATCGTCATCGCCGTACTGTGCCCGGTACTCCTCGTAATGATCCTTCCAGACGTCGGAAATGTACTTCACAAACAGCATGACCAGGATGTAGTCTTTGTACTGAGCCGGATCGACAACGCCCCGGAATGTGTCACAGGCCGCCCAGGCCGCGTTGTTGATGTCTTTCTGATCAATCTTCATCCCTTACTCTCCCTCTGCCAGCATAATTAATTTTCCTGAAAGGAACTGGGCTCGCTTCTTTGCAAGTTGAGCCAATATGCGTTGCTCTTCCGTCGCCATCTTTGCCATTTCGACTATTGCGTGTTGTCGCCCGATAGATGGCACCAAGACCTCCAGGCATTCCAGTGATTGCTTGCTTATCATTTTGAGTGCCGTCCCTTCGGCGCAACTTGCCAGATAGGCCTGGGCGGGTCGCTGGCTGATATACCAGTTCAGGTATTCAGGAAGAACCGCTTCACTAGTCACTCGGATCCTTAGGAGTGGGGCCGCAAGGACTGCAGGGCCAGGGTCGTCCAGCAGCAAAGCGGAACTGCTAGTCAAGCCTCGCGACCGAAATATCAGGTCGCCAACTTCCACCAAATGATGCTCCTTGGGGCGCTCCATGTCGACCCGTGCCAGCACGTCGCAGTTAACCCGGTTTTCGCTAGTCAAATCCTTCATCTGGATAACGGCTATTGCCCCAGAATCCATAGACTCAAGGCGAGACCGAAAGGAGTATCCCGACTGAACTGTTGCAATGTTTTGCAGTAGTGTTTTCATGTTCTCTCGGAATGCCATAATGTTGTTATGGCAAAATATAGTCCAAGTCGGACACGGTGTCAAGGAGCATATTTTGCAAAAATCGCATTACTGCATAATGCAGGCCTTGAGCATTATACCGGTAATAAGTGGCGCAATACATCTCGGTCTGCCGTGAAACCCATTTTAATGTCGCAAATGTTGATTTTCGTGACGCTTAGTATATTGTTTAGTCACGAAAGCCGTTCCGAGACGAGAAGGGTGTCCAGTGCCGAAACTTATCGCAGAGCAGGATCTGAGGCAGATCGAAGCGCGGATTGCGGCGTATCCGCGAGGGATTGGCATAACCGACCTGGAGAAAGCCCTTTCCGCGGCAGGAATCGTCATGAATCGGCGTTCTCT
The nucleotide sequence above comes from Geobacter benzoatilyticus. Encoded proteins:
- a CDS encoding CBASS cGAMP-activated phospholipase; the encoded protein is MSGQVFRILSIDGGGIRGAFPAHILSCIKHRLGVNIHDHFGLISGTSTGSIVAAAVARNVDPNDVVALYREHGSSIFSRKKSLLPNKVQPGVESVYDNATLKSVLKKTFGDVRLGEISVPLLMPATDIGNGGVHVFKSAYQRPEDYQRDGQVPLHEAVLASCSAPTYFDPVKVGEYLLADGGLWANNPALAAVIDTQRRLGVSLSDVRMLSLGTGHAKTCYGVKVSKGWGLLNGWKGKEFISFLMSLQAQTTNNYLQLMLRADQVLRLDFESDCALPLDDCSALDNLISKADHIFTHNSSKIRDFLA
- a CDS encoding YgjP-like metallopeptidase domain-containing protein; the encoded protein is MSSCMVTYGRESIPFTVLFSARKTLAIAVLPDSRVVVKAPLGAELEDIRQRVGKRSRWILRQLQYFQQFDPRMTQRNFVGGETHLYLGRQFRLKFIEGELETVRLSGGFFWIQMAGSPDSEKAKMLLNRWYAEKADGMFQVSFDRCWPRFEKLGLMKPRMQTRYLKKRWGSLSRGGLLSLNVDLIRAPRECIDYVVTHELCHLKYHDHSSEFYRLLERMMPDWERRKHKLEMALA
- a CDS encoding type I restriction endonuclease subunit R, with protein sequence MTSFRFDEKFLSQIPALQLLINLGFEYLPAEEVHKQRQGKSGNVLLEEILREQLKRFNRIAYKGREFLFSEENIQTAIQKLKNVKYDGLLKTNEAVYDLITLGTALEQSIEGDSKSFTLNYINWRDWERNVFHVTAEFSVDRSRSTESARPDIVLFVNGIPLAVIECKSPMIEVDQAVSQSIRNQSDDFIPRLFIYSQLLMGVNKNSAQYATAGTHAKFWAVWKELLDRDDDIEEAINRPLTPDQQDRLFSGDFRVARDFFEVQAAAGSRLVTGQDRAIYSLCRPERLLELAYRFTVFDGGIKKIARYQQYFVIKATLERIKQLDSAGRRRGGIIWHTQGSGKSLTMVMLARNLALDPTVPNPRLVLVTDRDDLDKQLGNTFAACGMAPERATSGRNLLELVAEEKAAIVTTLIHKFDKALNQRKYQDDSPDIFMLIDESHRTNFGSFSARMRQMFPNACYLGFTGTPLLKKEKNNFVKFGGLIEPHYSINQAVEDGAVVPLLYEGRHVEMEQNKAAIDLWFERHTQGLTKEQQADLKRKYARASMLNKADQVIYMRAFDISEHYRTSAITAGFKAQLVAPSKAAALRYHEFLNDIGHVTSEVVISSPDTREGYEETDDEPTDEVVKFWQKMMKRYGSEEEYTKQIINQFKFGAEPEILIVVSKLLTGFDAPRNAVIYLCKELKEHTLLQAIARVNRLCEAKEFGYVIDYVGLLGELDKALTMYSAFEGFDEEDLNGTLISINGEIGKLPQRYSDLWDIFKEVKNSYDEEAYEVLLADNALREDFYRRLAEYSKALGIALSAESFIMGTEEEKLRRYKNDLKRFQNLKAAVKLRYAEAIDYRDYEPKIKKLLDTHIQANEVIQLNEPVNIFDEKLFNVVKEEHGIYVAGKTMAAKADAIAHATARVITEKMDEDPAFYEKFSKLIQQAIEDFRAKRISDMEYLNLAVEYRTKVVTRQHDDIPSRLIGNEEAMAYFGVLKPFLGEVGLSQEMLEIISAEIATSIKAILDHHWKVQFWDDDDARKQVINDIDDYLFDEVRGAKGVDLTLDQMDALIEKVLQIAKSRRK
- a CDS encoding nucleotidyltransferase domain-containing protein, giving the protein MMTNNQKKMLLEKMLSELELPESAYERAKDRYDDLGEWLGRDESTVQGFEPHIYPQGSFRLGTAIRPVHEEEAYDLDLACKIQQGITKGSSTQEGLKALIGNELELYRKARNIAAPLEEKHRCWRLEYQDHLNFHMDIVPCIPADDDNQGVIFESLRKAWTDDILAESVAHLTVSITDDRHPRYRSICDDWNISNPDGYAKWFESRMNESLRMLLEKAQVDDIPVYKRKTPLQRCVQLLKCHRDLMFKDDSDVKPISIIITTLAAQAYDGEVDLYDALSNILARMGDLVNSTTPKVPNPVNPSEDFADRWAMPKYKHLKLEENFWTWLRQVRSDFDNLTRSEDATFIAEQANQRFRARMDVEDLRKSLGLAQGVSIIVPKAHSIEAAPPKPWERD
- a CDS encoding restriction endonuclease subunit S — its product is MIPKGWKRKPLANIATIQTGIAKGSKRLNDPVELPYLRVANVQDGYLDLSVIKKIELDKSQVERYRLHVGDVLLTEGGDFDKLGRGAVWKGEIENCVHQNHIFVARPNPEILLPEFLSLLTGSSYGKAYFLSCSKQSTNLASINSSQLKDFPTLFPPLPEQIAIAKLLFNWDETIEKTERLIEAKEKQKNAFMQSLLTGNQRLKGFQEPWMEFHLGELFKERSERANDHLPLLSITREEGVIPRSEDRKDTSSEDKSNYLRICPGDIGYNTMRMWQGVSALSSLEGIVSPAYTICTPRKGVDGEFMAYLFKLPRVINLFYRYSQGLTSDTWNLKYHHFRQIRVTIPEIKEQKAIARVLKGCDEEIDLLKKQADALRRQKRGLMQKLLTGAWRVNEGVVS
- a CDS encoding ParA family protein, which gives rise to MAKIVSLLQQKGGVGKTTISVHLATQIKETFPDLKVAVADADPQQSATVWITKGNGKAGVHVFPVAQDGEGKNLKSELSEVEADLVIMDLPPAIASVSMRAALYSDLMLVPVGASALDIEAAKTAISVCKEAIELDATKQFLLVPNRVQLNSAAGRELRSVLTKFGPVSEATLCLRVAYADSVMHGIGINKFAPSSPAYQEIGMLAEEVVRMLKLKGGRSS